DNA from Halorarum salinum:
CGTCGCGGCCCTCTCGATCGCCGGCTTCCCGGGGTTCAACGGCTTCGTCTCCAAGGGGATGGTCATCGCCGCCGCCCACGAGGAGCACCTCGACGTCCTCTGGTACCTGTTGCTGGCCGGGGGCGTCGGGACGTTCCTCTCGTTCATCAAACTCGGCTACTACGTCTTCCTCCACGGCGAGTACGAGGGGGACGTGGAGGTCGCGAACCGGGGCCAGCAGGTCGCGATGGTGTCGGTCGCCGCGCTGTGTGTGCTCTACGGGCTCTACCCGTCCGCGCTGTACGCCCTCCTGCCCGGTGCGGACTCGCTCGAGTACACGGCCTACACCCTCGGCCACGTCGAGGAGGGGCTGATCCTCGCCGCGCTCGGGGTCGTCGGCTTCGCGGTCCTGAAGAAGCCGCTGAACAGGATCGGGAAGGTGCCCGACGTGGACAGCCTGTACAACCCGCTCGCGCTCTACGGTACCCGGGCGCTCGTCGTCGGCGTGACCGAACTGTACGCCGCGGTCGACGGGGCGGTCGTCGCGTTCACCAGCGCGGTGTCCCGGTCGGTGCGCGACCCGGAGACGCTCGTGGACCGTCTCGGCGCGGGCGGACGGGGGTCGGCCGAGGCGACCGACGACTCGGACGGGGCGACGGGCGACCTCCGTGCGGGCGTCGGGACGAGCATCCTGCTCGTCGCGGTGATGGTCGTCCTCGCGCTCCTCGTCGTCCTGTGATCCCGCCGGGGGCGTGACCCGACGGGGGCGGTTCGGTCCGGCCCGGAACTCCCCCGATTCCCGGACGACCACCCTCAATCCGTCAGGTTTTACCGGGGAGTCGCCGTCCCCACGACATGGACCAACTGCGCCAGTCCTTGCTCGACGCTCCCATCATCGAGAAGGGGGACTACCAGTACTTCGTCCACCCGATCAGCGACGGCGTCCCGATGCTCGAGCCGGAGCTGCTGCGCGAGATCGTCATCCGCATCATCCGGAAGGCCGAGATCGAGGACGTGGACAAGATCGTCACCCCCGCGGCGATGGGCATCCACATCTCCACGGCGCTCTCGCTCATGACGGACATCCCGCTCGTCGTCATCCGCAAGCGGGAGTACGGACTCGACGGGGAGGTGGCGCTCGCCCAGGAGACCGGCTACTCGGAGTCCGAGATGTACATCAACGACGTGTACGAGGGCGACAAGGTGCTCGTCCTCGACGACGTGCTCTCGACGGGCGGGACGATGAAGGGCATCCTCGACGCGCTCACCCACATCGGGGCCGACGTGGTCGACGTCGTCGCCGTCATCAAGAAGGCCGGCCCGAACAAGCTCGACGACACGGACTACTCCGTGAAGACGCTCGTCAACGTCACCGTCGAGGACGGCGAGGTCGTCATCGTCGACGAGTTCGGCGACGGCTGAGCGGGCGCATCGGGGCGGACGAACTCCCGAGAGGCTCTTCGGGGCGTTCGCCACGCGGCCCGCGACGGGAACCTTTTCACCCCGCCGGGACGAGGCTCTCGCATGGTCTCGACCCGGTTCTACGGGCTGATCAGCACGGTCCTCCTCGTCGTCGGCGCGCTCCTCGTCGGCCAGGGGTTCCACCTCTCGCTCGTCACCGGCGAGATCGCCCTCGCCTCGCCCGCGTTCGCCCTCCACCTCGTGCTCGGCTCCGTCCTGATCGCGCTCGGCTACCGGGCGCGGCGACCCGTCGCGGAGGCGTACGACCTGACGAGCGGCGACGCCGGCGAGGGGGAAGCCTCCCGCCGGGAACCGGACCGGGGCGACGGGACGCCCCGTTCCGGGGAGGACGCGGAGTTCGACCCGAGCATGAGCCCCCTGGGCGAGGCCGCCCCGGGCGACGCCGAACGGGAACGGGGCGGGCGCCCCGACGGGGAGTCGACGCCGGACGAACGGGACGAACGAAGCGGACGCGCGCCACGCGACGGGACCGCCGCGGACGAGCCCTGAAACCGGAACGGGAGATATATTAGGTGGGACGGTCGTGACTGTGGTAGCGATGTCCACGGAACGGCGTATCCCGGACCGACTCGTGGGTCCGCTCGGGGGGCTGTCGCTCCTCGTCGGCCTCGCGAGCATCGTCCTGGCATACATCTTCATCATCATCGGAACCACCCTCTACTTCGATATGAACGGCCTCGACGGCGTCACGAGGACGGACTCGATCATCGTCCTCGTCACCGGCGTCCTGCTCGTCGGTGTGGCGTACGCCGGCTACAAGGGGTTCATGCGGTTCGCGACCTGATGCCGATCGACATCCGCGACCATCCCGACGCGCCGTCGCTGGAGGAGCTCCGGGAGTTCACGCTCGTCCCGGTCGCCCGGGAGGAGATCGAGTCCCGCCGGGCGGAGGGCCAGGAGCTCCGGGAGCTGAACCTGCAGGAGGAACGGAACGACGTCTCCGCGTCCCTCGACGTCGAACCGGGGTCGGCGGGGAGGAGCCTCGACGTCGGCATGGTGCTCTACCGGCTCGTCCAGCTGTTCGGGACGCCGCAGGTCCCCGGCTTCGAGGCGGGCGGCGACGTGAGCGGCCGCGAGGACACGACGTTCAAGTACCTGTTCAGGCTCGTCCGCGAGGCCGACGTCGACGGCTCGCTCCCGGAGGAGTGGCTCGTCACCGTCTTCGACTCGCACGTCGACCTGGGCGTGGGCCTCGCCGCGTGGACGGGGGACGGCGTCGACCCCGCCGACTACGGCGACGACGTCGTGCTCGTGACGCTGGCGCTCGCGACCAACGTCGTCACGGAGCCGGTCACCTGCGTCTACGGGGACCGCTGGTACTGACGCGGCGCCGACCGGAACCGATCGGTCGCCCCGCCGCGGAACTCGTTTTCGACCACGGGGCGGGTCCGCCGTCCCCTACCTGCCCGTCAGGACGTGCATGAGCGCGAAGACGACGACGAGCGAGCCGACCAGCAGGCCCGTGAAGACGGGGATCACGGTCGACTCGGGGTAGAGTCCCTCCCAGTGGCCCGCGTAGGCGACGACCACGAACGTCGGCACCGACAGGAGGAAGAACAGCGAGGAGGCGTACGACGCGACGGTCGGGTCGCCGCCGTGCTTCGCGTAGGTCCCCCGCTCGCGGACCGGCCTGTCCTCGGTGGGGAGCTCCTTCGGCATGGGTGCGGGTTGCGACGCCGCCGGGAAAGCTCTGTCGCCCCCCGGGACCGGACCCGAGCGTCCCGATCGTGCGCTCAGGCCCTGGCTCCGTCGTACACCACGCCGAGGACGTACCCAAGGAACTGGAGCGGGAACTGTTCGCCGACGAACGCGAGCACGGCCCGGCCCACCGGCCGGACGACCGCGTACCCCCCGATGGTGTCGATCCCGAGGAGGTAGTAGGGCGAGATCTCGAAGCCGACCGAGAACCCGA
Protein-coding regions in this window:
- the hpt gene encoding hypoxanthine/guanine phosphoribosyltransferase; the encoded protein is MDQLRQSLLDAPIIEKGDYQYFVHPISDGVPMLEPELLREIVIRIIRKAEIEDVDKIVTPAAMGIHISTALSLMTDIPLVVIRKREYGLDGEVALAQETGYSESEMYINDVYEGDKVLVLDDVLSTGGTMKGILDALTHIGADVVDVVAVIKKAGPNKLDDTDYSVKTLVNVTVEDGEVVIVDEFGDG